A single genomic interval of Armigeres subalbatus isolate Guangzhou_Male chromosome 1, GZ_Asu_2, whole genome shotgun sequence harbors:
- the LOC134207109 gene encoding uncharacterized protein LOC134207109 — translation MQRARSEQLRDERRLTFKAAKLALNKAISSSKRKCFDNLCLNANANPWGDAYRIVMAKTRGVLAPPEQSTKMLNRIIEVLFPSHATNRWPPPAPQNASAAEVAAVTKEEFLAVACTLDTNKAPGLDGVPNLALKAAIMANPDIVLRLKFPPGVKIVGFADDITLEVYGESIVEVELTAAHAIDILSDVDKFSYLVSTLSKEAKRVIEVIDVTSANYSVAWELLEKRYENKYLIVKSYIEALFGVESMKKECHEALNKLIDEYERNLRMLEKVGEHPENWSTLLVFMLSSKLDPVTMRQWETHRRSSNVPTYEELIDFLRSHSLILQSVTTSKPRPSDLSRSTPTYHNIPSKSASAHSAFSSQPHKMCAFCKQSSHSPFHCEVFRKMTPTERFDATKKNALCINCLSPSHQLKNCSSGACRVCNQKHHTMLHQRTNPSSSQQAHTQSSKLSSSSGSQSSSSPSAHINHSQSSHASKFSTSSNETQAPTNSALPTQHVSLSTIEQHHRVPSTVLLSTALVKIFDPAGQSLWARALLDSGSQLNFVTEQLVQKLKLKRTKDFLPISGVGLSSTSSKYSVVARIQSHHADFETNWRFHVLPKITMELPNQAVDVLSLPFPSDIVLADPSFGQPGPIDLIFGAENFFDLLREGQIKIGPNQPSLQNTALGWVVSGKVKSGIPQSSIVNIAYSTSTIEEQLARFWEIESCHSSSTLSLEEAACEQHFARNTVQDSTGRFIVTLPKRESEFARLGSSKVIATRRFLSLERRLNADPQLKQAYTAFINEYEQLGHMKLIDNPDPRHPAYYLPHHCIVRPDSTTTKLRVVFDASCSTDTGMSLNDALMVGPQVQDDLVSIILRFRIPQFAVISDIEKMYRQIGMNSVDQQLQLILWRDSPSETMRTYQLTTVTYGTSSAPYLATKCLQTLAEIGSESHPAAAVAIRKDFYMDDLLTGANSLEEGQELVKQLNQLTNSVGLQLRKWASNNPQILQVVPDLMKDERTLFELEPASPVKTLGLHWNTSTDEFCFEVPKHSNSFPITKRIVLSDIARLFDPLGLVGPIVVQAKLFMQELWREGRTWDDELNECAQRRWMEFRDNLQDIASISIPRWVLSTPTAISVELHGFCDASIRAYGACIYVRIVASNGEIFVNLLTAKSKVAPLGNSKRNPSITLPRLELSAALLLSHLIEKVESSIDLHAKHFFWTDSTIVYHWLSSSPSRWKTFVANRVSEIQQITANGIWAHVPGLENPADVISRGMPPNELKDFAPWWNGPDWLRQPSRFWPSLTSPVEENFSSDQLEERTVVLPALVRKTNELFSLYSSFTRLTRIVALILRFRFNSNPVNRTERRTGFLSTEELAGSTEKLVRIAQEERFSQDIADVIRDGQVKKSSRLKTLSPRFANGILRVGGRLRNAPVPFNQRHPMILPDKHPLTDRILNFYHLNNLHAGPQLITAAVRERFWPLRLRDQARQVVHSCIRCFRCKPEVMEQLMGELPLERVTPTQPFLRSGVDYCGPFYCRSSRKGAPIKCYVAIFVCMVTKAVHVECVADLSTSSFIAALRRFVGRRGKPQLIECDNALNFRGAKRELDELVRLFGSQHHQHLVTSSCAEDGIAFKFIPPRSPNFGGLWEAAVKSLKKHLRSTLGNIMLTQDELLTLLIQAEACLNSRPLTQVTADPNDLEVLTPGHFLVHRPLIAVPEPSLAEVPINRLDRYQQTQEYLRRIWKQWQSDYLSGLQPRTRWTQQRDNIKVGTMVLLKDDNLPPLKWRLGRVTQVFRGDDEYIRVVTVRTRDGEFRRAITKICVLPIQQPGGDPTADVLNGN, via the exons TGTTTTAAGACTGAAGTTCCCCCcaggtgttaagatcgttggcttcgctgacgacataacgctggaggtttacGGAGAGTCGATTGTTGAGGTGGAACTGACGGCGGCCCACGCGATCGATATA CTTAGCGATGTAGATAAATTTTCGTACTTAGTGTCGACACTTTCGAAGGAAGCCAAACGTGTGATCGAAGTGATTGATGTTACATCCGCAAACTATTCCGTAGCGTGGGAATTATTAGAAAAGCGGTACGAAAACAAATACCTCATTGTTAAGTCGTACATTGAAGCACTTTTCGGTGTCGAGTCGATGAAGAAGGAGTGTCATGAGGCTCTCAACAAACTCATCGACGAATACGAACGTAACCTTCGAATGTTAGAGAAGGTTGGAGAACATCCGGAAAACTGGAGCACACTTCTTGTGTTCATGCTCAGTTCCAAACTCGACCCAGTTACCATGCGTCAATGGGAGACGCATAGAAGATCTTCCAATGTTCCTACGTACGAAGAGCTGATTGATTTCCTGAGAAGCCACAGTTTAATTCTGCAATCGGTAACAACCTCGAAGCCTCGACCATCTGACCTTTCTCGTTCAACTCCAACATATCACAATATCCCCTCCAAGTCAGCCTCGGCTCATTCAGCCTTTTCGTCACAACCACACAAAATGTGTGCCTTTTGTAAGCAGTCTTCACATTCACCTTTCCATTGTGAAGTCTTTCGGAAAATGACACCTACCGAGCGGTTCGATGCTACGAAGAAGAACGCATTGTGTATTAACTGTCTTTCGCCATCCCATCAACTGAAGAACTGTTCGAGTGGAGCCTGTCGTGTGTGCAACCAAAAACATCATACGATGCTGCATCAAAGAACCAACCCATCATCCAGCCAACAAGCCCACACCCAATCATCGAAGTTATCGTCGTCGTCTGGTTCGCAGTCATCCTCTTCGCCTTCCGCTCACATAAACCACTCGCAGTCCTCTCATGCAAGTAAGTTCTCCACTTCGTCGAATGAGACCCAAGCCCCCACCAACTCTGCCCTTCCAACTCAACACGTCTCTCTGTCGACCATCGAGCAACATCATCGCGTTCCATCAACTGTGCTGCTCTCAACAGCCCTGGTGAAGATTTTCGATCCGGCGGGTCAATCGTTGTGGGCGCGTGCTCTTTTGGATTCCGGTTCTCAACTCAATTTTGTAACGGAGCAGCTTGTCCAGAAGCTGAAGCTGAAACGGACGAAAGATTTTCTACCAATCAGCGGAGTCGGACTTTCTTCTACATCTTCCAAATATTCGGTCGTCGCCCGCATCCAGTCTCATCACGCTGATTTTGAGACCAATTGGCGATTCCATGTTCTTCCAAAAATCACGATGGAGTTACCAAATCAAGCGGTGGATGTTTTAAGTCTTCCATTTCCATCGGACATCGTGTTAGCAGATCCATCCTTCGGACAACCAGGCCCAATCGACTTAATCTTCGGCGCAGAAAACTTCTTCGATTTGTTACGAGAAGGACAAATAAAAATAGGACCTAATCAGCCCAGCTTGCAGAACACAGCGTTAGGATGGGTGGTGTCAGGGAAAGTCAAGTCAGGAATTCCACAATCTTCCATTGTAAACATCGCTTACTCCACTTCTACCATCGAAGAACAATTGGCACGATTCTGGGAGATTGAGTCGTGTCACTCAAGCAGCACATTATCGTTAGAAGAAGCAGCATGTGAGCAGCATTTTGCTCGAAACACAGTTCAGGATTCTACCGGACGGTTCATCGTTACTCTGCCAAAGAGAGAATCAGAATTCGCAAGGCTTGGTAGCTCGAAAGTCATAGCCACTCGTAGGTTCCTATCCTTGGAACGCCGACTCAATGCCGACCCACAGCTAAAACAAGCATACACAGCGTTTATCAATGAGTATGAGCAATTGGGACATATGAAGCTGATAGATAATCCAGATCCACGCCATCCAGCGTACTATCTCCCACACCACTGCATCGTTCGACCAGATAGCACCACCACGAAGTTGAGAGTGGTGTTCGATGCATCCTGTTCGACTGACACCGGAATGTCTTTGAATGATGCCCTCATGGTTGGTCCGCAAGTGCAAGATGACCTAGTTTCGATAATACTGCGGTTTCGCATCCCTCAATTCGCTGTCATTTCTGACATCGAAAAAATGTATAGGCAAATTGGGATGAACTCTGTCGATCAGCAACTCCAGCTTATTCTTTGGAGAGATTCGCCCTCCGAAACAATGCGAACCTATCAACTCACAACTGTGACATACGGAACGTCTTCGGCTCCATATCTCGCCACGAAATGTCTCCAAACTCTCGCCGAAATTGGATCAGAAAGCCATCCTGCAGCCGCAGTTGCCATAAGAAAAGACTTCTACATGGACGATCTGCTCACTGGTGCCAACAGTTTAGAAGAAGGCCAGGAACTGGTCAAACAATTAAACCAGCTGACGAATTCTGTTGGACTACAACTTCGAAAGTGGGCGTCTAACAATCCTCAGATCCTTCAAGTCGTTCCTGATCTCATGAAGGATGAACGTACTCTTTTCGAACTCGAGCCCGCCTCTCCGGTAAAGACACTGGGTCTACACTGGAATACTAGCACTGATGAATTCTGTTTCGAAGTGCCAAAGCACAGTAACTCCTTCCCAATCACGAAACGTATCGTACTTTCGGATATCGCACGGCTTTTTGACCCTCTGGGACTTGTTGGTCCAATTGTAGTGCAAGCAAAGCTGTTCATGCAAGAGTTGTGGAGAGAAGGTAGGACATGGGACGATGAACTGAATGAGTGTGCTCAACGTCGTTGGATGGAATTTCGTGACAACCTTCAGGACATTGCAAGCATAAGTATTCCTCGTTGGGTCCTCTCTACTCCCACTGCAATCTCTGTAGAATTGCATGGGTTTTGTGATGCGTCCATTCGTGCATATGGTGCATGCATTTATGTCAGGATAGTCGCATCGAACGGAGAAATTTTCGTGAACCTTCTAACCGCAAAATCCAAGGTTGCGCCACTTGGAAACTCGAAGAGGAATCCATCTATAACGTTGCCAAGGCTCGAACTTTCTGCAGCATTGCTTCTTAGCCATCTGATCGAAAAGGTTGAATCCAGCATAGATCTGCACGctaaacatttcttttggactGATTCGACTATAGTCTACCACTGGCTTTCTTCAAGCCCTTCCCGTTGGAAAACTTTCGTGGCTAATCGGGTGTCAGAGATCCAACAGATCACTGCAAATGGAATCTGGGCGCACGTACCCGGGTTAGAAAACCCAGCGGACGTAATATCTCGCGGAATGCCTCCGAATGAATTGAAGGATTTCGCCCCGTGGTGGAACGGTCCAGATTGGCTTCGACAACCATCTCGGTTTTGGCCATCGCTCACCTCTCCAGTGGAGGAAAACTTTTCATCGGATCAACTAGAAGAACGTACCGTTGTTCTACCAGCTCTAGTGCGGAAAACGAACGAATTGTTCTCGCTTTATTCGTCGTTTACTAGATTAACAAGGATTGTAGCTTTAATCCTTAGATTTCGGTTTAACTCTAACCCTGTTAACCGTACTGAGAGACGCACGGGATTCTTATCAACAGAAGAACTAGCTGGAAGTACAGAAAAACTGGTTAGGATTGCTCAAGAAGAGCGATTTTCTCAAGACATCGCCGATGTAATTCGCGATGGACAGGTAAAAAAGAGTTCAAGATTGAAAACGCTTTCGCCACGGTTTGCTAATGGTATATTGCGTGTTGGTGGCCGGTTAAGGAACGCACCGGTCCCGTTTAATCAACGACATCCCATGATACTGCCGGACAAACATCCGCTAACTGATCGAATTCTGAACTTCTATCATCTCAACAATCTTCACGCTGGACCTCAACTGATAACTGCAGCTGTGCGGGAACGATTCTGGCCACTTCGTCTCCGTGATCAAGCACGGCAAGTGGTGCACTCGTGTATAAGATGTTTCCGCTGCAAACCCGAAGTTATGGAACAGCTGATGGGAGAATTGCCGTTAGAACGTGTCACCCCAACACAGCCCTTCCTCCGTTCTGGGGTCGACTACTGTGGGCCCTTCTACTGCCGTTCAAGTAGAAAAGGAGCACCAATCAAGTGTTATGTCGCCATTTTTGTCTGTATGGTGACAAAGGCAGTTCACGTCGAATGTGTTGCAGATTTGTCCACCAGTTCATTTATCGCTGCATTAAGACGTTTCGTGGGTCGAAGGGGCAAGCCACAACTTATCGAGTGCGATAACGCACTAAACTTTAGAGGAGCTAAACGAGAACTAGATGAACTTGTCCGTCTCTTTGGATCACAACATCATCAGCATCTCGTAACAAGCAGTTGCGCTGAAGACGGGATTGCTTTCAAGTTCATACCGCCAAGATCTCCTAACTTTGGCGGACTCTGGGAGGCGGCTGTTAAGTCGCTCAAGAAGCATCTTCGAAGTACTTTGGGCAATATTATGCTAACACAGGACGAATTGCTAACCCTGCTCATTCAAGCTGAAGCCTGTCTCAACTCTCGCCCCCTAACACAGGTTACTGCAGACCCCAATGATCTGGAGGTACTCACTCCTGGGCATTTTCTAGTGCATCGTCCACTCATCGCGGTGCCTGAGCCAAGCCTGGCTGAAGTACCGATCAATCGGCTAGATAGGTATCAACAGACACAAGAATACCTCCGTCGAATCTGGAAGCAGTGGCAGTCTGATTATCTTTCCGGACTGCAACCTCGAACCCGGTGGACACAGCAACGTGACAATATCAAGGTGGGCACGATGGTTCTATTGAAGGACGACAACCTTCCACCGCTCAAGTGGAGACTAGGACGAGTGACGCAGGTATTCCGAGGGGACGACGAGTACATTCGAGTGGTAACGGTCCGTACACGAGACGGTGAATTTCGACGCGCCATTACGAAGATCTGCGTTTTACCCATTCAGCAGCCTGGCGGTGATCCCACCGCTGACGTACTTAATGGAAATTAG